The following coding sequences are from one Lycium ferocissimum isolate CSIRO_LF1 chromosome 3, AGI_CSIRO_Lferr_CH_V1, whole genome shotgun sequence window:
- the LOC132048941 gene encoding uncharacterized mitochondrial protein AtMg00810-like has protein sequence MVEKQFSKSIKVFQSDGGGEFSSIVGSLQYLTLTRPDITHAVNLASQFMQNPNSVHFQAVKRILRYVQGTISHGLCIISQSSFRLYGFSDVDWAGCATTRRSTTGYSIYLGANCVSWSSRKQNTVARSSAEAVARSSAEAEYRALAATAAELTWITYILQDIGIYLKSAPTLSKKPKHRCRIKHGSKKTYI, from the coding sequence ATGGTTGAGAAACAGTTTTCTAAAAGCATTAAAGTGTTTCAAAGTGATGGAGGGGGTGAGTTTTCTAGCATTGTAGGAAGCCTGCAATATTTGACACTGACCAGACCTGATATAACTCATGCTGTCAACCTTGCTAGCCAGTTCATGCAGAATCCCAACTCTGTGCACTTTCAGGCTGTCAAGAGGATACTAAGATATGTACAAGGAACTATTTCTCATGGGCTATGTATTATATCTCAGTCCTCATTCAGACTGTATGGCTTCTCAGATGTAGATTGGGCAGGGTGTGCAACAACAAGAAGATCCACCACTGGCTACAGCATATATCTTGGTGCAAATTGTGTATCCTGGTCCTCTAGGAAGCAAAACACAGTTGCAAGGTCAAGTGCAGAGGCTGTGGCAAGGTCAAGTGCAGAGGCTGAATATAGAGCCTTAGCTGCTACAGCAGCTGAACTCACATGGATAACTTATATTTTGCAGGATATTGGAATCTACCTCAAGTCTGCTCCTACACTGTCTAAGAAGCCCAAACATAGATGTAGGATCAAGCATGGTTCTAAGAAGACATATATATAG